A window of the Actinobacillus genomosp. 1 genome harbors these coding sequences:
- the guaB gene encoding IMP dehydrogenase, producing the protein MLRIKQEALTFDDVLLVPAHSTVLPNTADLSTQLTKDIRLNIPMLSAAMDTVTETKLAISLAQEGGIGFIHKNMSIERQADRVRKVKKFESGIVSEPVTVSPDLTLEELAKLVKKNGFAGYPVVDGENNLIGIITGRDTRFVRDLTKTVAKVMTPKERLVTVKEGASREEILELMHQHRVEKVLMVDDNFKLKGMITVKDFQKAEQKPNACKDEYGRLRVGAAVGAGPGNEERIDALVKAGVDVLLIDSSHGHSEGVLQRVRETRAKYPNLPIVAGNIATAEGAIALADAGASAVKVGIGPGSICTTRIVTGVGVPQITAIAEAAVALEGRGIPVIADGGIRYSGDISKAIAAGASCVMVGSMFAGTEEAPGEIELYQGRAFKSYRGMGSLGAMSKGSSDRYFQSDNAADKLVPEGIEGRIPYKGFLKEIIHQQMGGLRSCMGLTGSATIEDLRTKAQFVRISGAGIKESHVHDVTITKEAPNYRMG; encoded by the coding sequence TGCTACGTATCAAACAAGAAGCCCTCACATTTGATGATGTTCTTCTAGTCCCTGCACACTCTACCGTGCTTCCGAATACCGCAGATCTTTCAACTCAACTTACTAAAGATATTCGTCTTAATATCCCGATGCTTTCGGCGGCGATGGATACCGTTACCGAAACGAAATTAGCCATTTCTTTAGCACAAGAGGGCGGTATCGGTTTTATCCATAAAAATATGTCGATCGAACGCCAAGCGGATCGCGTACGTAAAGTGAAAAAATTTGAAAGCGGTATCGTTTCCGAACCGGTAACGGTTTCTCCGGATTTAACGCTTGAAGAATTAGCTAAACTGGTGAAGAAAAACGGCTTTGCCGGTTATCCTGTTGTGGACGGTGAAAATAATCTAATCGGTATTATTACCGGACGTGATACACGTTTCGTCAGAGATCTTACTAAAACGGTTGCTAAAGTAATGACGCCTAAAGAACGTTTAGTTACCGTAAAAGAAGGTGCTAGCCGTGAAGAAATTCTTGAGTTAATGCATCAGCATCGTGTTGAAAAAGTATTAATGGTAGATGATAACTTCAAATTAAAAGGTATGATTACCGTTAAAGACTTCCAAAAAGCGGAACAAAAACCGAATGCGTGTAAAGATGAATACGGTCGCTTACGTGTCGGTGCGGCTGTCGGTGCCGGTCCGGGTAATGAAGAGCGTATCGATGCGTTAGTAAAAGCAGGGGTGGATGTATTATTAATCGACTCTTCACACGGTCACTCTGAAGGCGTGTTACAACGTGTACGTGAAACTCGTGCAAAATATCCTAACTTACCAATCGTAGCCGGTAACATTGCAACCGCTGAAGGTGCAATCGCATTAGCGGATGCCGGCGCAAGTGCGGTGAAAGTGGGTATCGGCCCGGGTTCAATCTGTACTACACGTATTGTAACCGGTGTGGGTGTACCGCAAATCACTGCAATCGCAGAAGCGGCGGTGGCATTAGAAGGTCGTGGTATTCCGGTAATCGCCGACGGCGGTATCCGTTACTCCGGCGATATTTCAAAAGCAATCGCAGCGGGCGCAAGCTGTGTAATGGTAGGCTCTATGTTTGCCGGTACGGAAGAAGCACCGGGCGAAATCGAACTTTACCAAGGTCGTGCGTTTAAATCTTACCGTGGGATGGGTTCATTAGGTGCGATGAGTAAAGGTTCTTCAGACCGTTATTTCCAATCGGACAACGCTGCTGACAAATTAGTACCGGAAGGTATCGAAGGACGTATTCCTTACAAAGGTTTCTTAAAAGAAATCATCCACCAACAAATGGGCGGTTTACGTTCTTGCATGGGCTTAACCGGCTCGGCAACTATCGAAGATCTTCGTACTAAAGCACAATTCGTACGTATTAGCGGCGCAGGTATCAAAGAATCACACGTTCACGACGTAACGATTACTAAAGAAGCCCCTAACTATCGTATGGGTTAA